A genomic window from Ignavibacteria bacterium includes:
- a CDS encoding SDR family NAD(P)-dependent oxidoreductase, with protein sequence MMKLKDKTVFITGAASGFGWQTAIEFAKKGSKLIIAARRTQKLKELASLIKKNYNTNVYILTLDVRKKAEVNKAVKALPAKWKNIDILVNNAGLSRGLDKLHEGSLKDWDEMIDTNVKGLLYVSRAVIPLMVKNNRGHVINIGSIAGHEVYPKGNVYCATKHAVNALTSGMRLDLVDTNIRVTTIDPGLAETEFSIVRFRGNVNKAKSVYTGIEPLTPADIADAVIYAASRPENVVIAEMIIVPNKQASGQVVHRN encoded by the coding sequence ATGATGAAATTAAAGGATAAAACAGTATTTATTACCGGCGCAGCAAGCGGCTTTGGATGGCAAACAGCCATAGAATTTGCTAAAAAAGGTTCAAAGCTGATAATTGCAGCACGCAGAACTCAAAAATTGAAAGAGCTTGCCTCTTTAATTAAGAAAAATTACAATACAAATGTGTATATATTAACCCTGGATGTTAGAAAAAAAGCAGAAGTAAATAAAGCAGTAAAAGCGCTTCCTGCAAAATGGAAAAATATCGATATCCTGGTGAACAATGCCGGTTTAAGCCGTGGCCTTGATAAGCTGCATGAAGGCAGCCTTAAGGATTGGGATGAAATGATAGACACAAATGTCAAAGGATTGCTGTATGTTTCAAGGGCTGTTATTCCGCTTATGGTTAAAAATAACCGGGGTCATGTGATCAATATAGGCTCAATAGCAGGCCATGAAGTTTATCCAAAAGGCAATGTTTACTGCGCAACTAAACATGCAGTTAATGCGCTTACCAGCGGTATGCGGCTCGACCTGGTTGATACAAATATCAGGGTAACAACCATTGACCCGGGACTTGCTGAAACTGAGTTCAGCATTGTTCGGTTCAGGGGAAATGTTAATAAAGCTAAAAGTGTTTATACCGGTATAGAGCCATTAACACCTGCTGATATTGCAGATGCGGTTATTTATGCCGCAAGCAGACCCGAAAATGTAGTAATAGCTGAAATGATTATCGTTCCGAATAAACAGGCTTCAGGACAGGTAGTGCACAGAAACTGA
- the cadA gene encoding cadmium-translocating P-type ATPase, translated as MKDTIEKESDIIDKDCRLIELDIEGMDCPSCAMKIERRLNKLDGIRFAKVDLGSETASFAVNNGGPDLAFIKSEIDKLGYKAIEQQSDEEETAAEEEKLKARSLFRKKIFTSITLSVIIVLLGMKDHLDFLSFISADIANWAALPLSTIVVFWCGSKFMKGFLADIRARSAGMDSLIAIGTLSAYFYSIVILLLPEISGEHHHTVYFESAAMIITFILLGNYLEFNLKNKTHYAIKALTELQAKKAVVLRNNEELEIPVKKVKVGDIVLVKPGERIPVDGKIIEGTSSIDESMMTGESLPLDKKTGDTVLGGTLNQNSYLKITAEKAVNDSLLSKIILMVKDAQRSKPKIQRIADRVSQIFVPIVIVIAVVTFFVWFSYIGQSLSYSLLKSVAVLIIACPCALGLATPIAIVLGVGKAAENKILFNNAEAIENVNRIDTILFDKTGTLTLGKFDVKQIIPHQNRQAEEILKIAASIENFSEHPIAKAITAEYKKDHNDLLPVTDFSITSGIGVTGMINGNKYKIGGANLSEKEKLAGAEKSSSQNIFLYENDILIGEISLSDKIKDNAAEVLSKLKADDYKIAMITGDSSVTAGEIAGQLGITEFKSQVLPDKKQEYVSELQNKGAKVAMIGDGINDAPALSKSDLGIAIGTGQDIAIQSADVILVKGDLENILALFKISRKTISVIKQNIFWAFFYNAAAIPVAAGVFAGIGITVSPVMASMIMAMSDVVTVLLNSMRLKYLKIK; from the coding sequence GTGAAAGATACAATAGAAAAAGAATCAGACATAATTGATAAAGACTGCAGGTTAATTGAGCTTGATATAGAAGGCATGGATTGCCCTTCCTGCGCAATGAAAATTGAACGCAGGCTTAATAAGCTCGATGGCATCAGGTTTGCTAAAGTGGATCTCGGCAGTGAAACTGCCAGCTTTGCCGTTAATAACGGAGGTCCTGATCTCGCATTTATCAAAAGTGAAATTGATAAGCTGGGCTATAAAGCTATTGAGCAGCAATCAGATGAAGAAGAAACCGCAGCCGAAGAAGAAAAACTCAAAGCGCGGTCGCTATTCAGAAAAAAAATATTCACTTCTATCACTCTTTCTGTAATAATAGTACTGCTCGGAATGAAGGATCATCTGGATTTTCTTTCATTCATTTCAGCTGATATTGCCAATTGGGCTGCGCTGCCGCTTTCTACTATAGTGGTTTTCTGGTGCGGCTCAAAATTCATGAAAGGATTTTTAGCTGATATCCGTGCTCGTTCAGCCGGTATGGATTCACTTATTGCTATCGGCACACTTTCAGCATATTTTTACAGTATTGTTATCCTGCTCCTCCCTGAAATTTCCGGAGAACATCATCATACAGTTTATTTTGAATCTGCTGCGATGATAATTACATTTATTCTCCTTGGTAATTATCTTGAATTCAATCTGAAAAATAAGACACATTACGCCATAAAAGCTTTAACAGAGCTGCAGGCTAAAAAAGCTGTTGTTCTCAGGAATAATGAAGAGCTTGAAATACCTGTTAAAAAAGTTAAGGTTGGAGATATTGTTTTAGTTAAGCCGGGAGAAAGAATACCTGTTGACGGAAAGATCATTGAAGGCACATCAAGTATAGATGAATCAATGATGACCGGAGAATCTTTACCCCTGGATAAAAAAACCGGCGATACAGTTCTTGGCGGCACTTTAAACCAGAACAGCTATCTTAAAATTACCGCTGAAAAGGCTGTTAACGATTCATTGCTCTCTAAGATCATTTTAATGGTAAAAGATGCCCAGCGTTCAAAGCCTAAAATCCAGCGAATAGCTGACAGGGTTTCTCAGATTTTTGTTCCAATAGTAATTGTTATCGCCGTTGTTACATTTTTTGTGTGGTTCAGTTATATCGGGCAGTCTTTAAGTTATTCACTGCTCAAATCAGTGGCTGTGCTTATTATTGCCTGTCCTTGTGCTTTAGGACTTGCAACACCAATTGCAATTGTTCTGGGGGTTGGTAAAGCTGCAGAGAACAAAATACTTTTTAATAACGCCGAAGCTATAGAAAATGTGAACAGGATCGATACCATTCTGTTTGATAAAACCGGAACACTAACCCTGGGTAAATTTGATGTTAAACAGATTATTCCTCATCAAAACAGGCAGGCGGAAGAAATACTCAAAATAGCGGCATCTATCGAAAATTTCTCGGAACACCCTATAGCCAAAGCGATAACAGCAGAATATAAAAAAGATCACAATGATCTTCTCCCTGTAACTGATTTTTCAATTACATCTGGTATAGGTGTAACCGGAATGATCAACGGAAATAAATATAAGATCGGAGGAGCTAATCTTTCTGAAAAAGAAAAGCTTGCCGGCGCAGAAAAGTCTTCATCGCAAAATATATTCCTGTATGAAAATGATATATTAATTGGTGAAATTTCTTTAAGTGACAAAATTAAGGATAATGCAGCCGAAGTTTTAAGTAAGCTGAAAGCGGATGATTATAAAATAGCAATGATAACCGGTGACAGTTCCGTAACTGCCGGTGAAATTGCCGGTCAGCTTGGCATAACCGAATTTAAATCTCAGGTATTGCCTGATAAAAAACAGGAATATGTAAGTGAGCTTCAGAATAAAGGCGCAAAAGTAGCTATGATCGGTGACGGCATTAACGACGCCCCCGCCCTATCGAAAAGTGATCTTGGAATTGCTATCGGCACCGGGCAGGATATCGCAATACAATCTGCAGATGTTATTCTGGTAAAAGGTGACCTGGAAAACATACTGGCTTTATTTAAAATTTCCCGGAAAACCATCTCTGTTATCAAACAGAACATATTTTGGGCATTTTTTTATAATGCTGCTGCAATTCCGGTAGCAGCAGGTGTTTTTGCTGGAATTGGAATAACAGTATCTCCCGTAATGGCATCAATGATAATGGCAATGAGTGATGTAGTAACAGTTTTGCTGAATTCAATGCGCCTTAAGTACTTGAAAATCAAGTAA